In Deltaproteobacteria bacterium, a genomic segment contains:
- a CDS encoding 3-deoxy-7-phosphoheptulonate synthase (catalyzes the formation of 3-deoxy-D-arabino-hept-2-ulosonate 7-phosphate from phosphoenolpyruvate and D-erythrose 4-phosphate), producing IQEWLMSAEYIASEGNQKIILCERGIRTYETATRNTFDVSSIPVVKSLSHLPVIADPSHAAGKMALVEPLAAAAIAAGADGLMIEVHHQPEKALSDGPQSLRPDAFTEMVGRLRKVAEAVGRTL from the coding sequence GATCCAGGAGTGGCTCATGTCGGCGGAGTACATCGCCTCCGAGGGGAACCAGAAGATCATCCTGTGCGAGCGCGGGATCCGCACGTACGAGACGGCCACCCGGAACACCTTCGACGTCTCCTCCATCCCGGTGGTCAAGTCCCTCTCCCACCTTCCCGTGATCGCCGACCCAAGCCACGCCGCCGGGAAGATGGCGCTGGTGGAGCCGCTCGCCGCCGCAGCGATCGCGGCGGGAGCGGACGGCTTGATGATCGAGGTCCACCACCAGCCCGAGAAGGCGCTCTCCGACGGTCCCCAGTCGCTCAGGCCGGACGCGTTCACGGAAATGGTCGGCCGGCTGCGGAAGGTGGCCGAAGCGGTGGGGAGGACGTTGTAA